The DNA sequence GGATCCTAATTATATTGTTGATATAAAGAAACTTATAACGGATAAAGATTTATCTCAAGAACATATCACGAAAGAAAAAATATTGAATTTGCTTGAAAAATTTGATGCCGAAGATCAATATAAAAGCTATAATTTTGTAGAAGGCGGTGACATTTTAAGGATTTATCTCATCGGTCGTTCATCTGTTACTGTCAGGCCTTCAACCGGAGAAGTAATGGCTGAATTTGTTAATAAAAGACCTGTATTCTATGAGTCTAATTACTTGCATTATAATCCTAACCGTTGGTGGACATGGTTTTCGGATATTTTTGCCGGAGCATTGATTTTGTTTGCAATTACTTCTTTGTTTATGGTAAGAGGCAAAAAAGGTGCATGGGGCAGAGGAGGTATATATATTGTTCTGGGAATAATTATTCCGATTTTGTTTTTGATTTTTTTGAGTTAAAAGATTTTATGTTTCACAAATTCTGCAAAATCTTTTAACGAAGGGTCTCTCGCACCTGTCAATAATATGACATCGCCGGATATTAATTTATTTTTGATTTTTACGGGAATTTTTTTTCTGTCTTTCACATAAAAGGCATTTTTTCCGGTATTTTTTATATCATTAATTAAATCTTCTGCTGAAATATCTTTGCTGACGGTGCCTCCTGCATAATAAATTTCAGACATCCAAATTTCATCATCTTTTCTTAATGCTTTTGATATTTCTTTAACAAATTCAGAACGTAAAAATTTTGTAGGTTTGAAACCGTGTGGTTGAAACCAAGCGATCAAACAACTGTCAGAAAGTTGACATGCCTTAATTGATGCACATAGTTTTGCAGGATTGTGTGCATAATCATCAATCAAAGTTATGCCGTTTTTTTGTGCAATAATTTGATGTCTTCGATAAATACCTTTATATGTTTTTAGTGCTTTTGCCGAATCTTTTACAGAAATGCCTGATAGTGAGCAAGAAGCAACAGACGCTGCAACATTTTCTGCATTGTGTTTTCCTATTTGATTGAGTTCAAAAAGTACATCATTAATTTTAAATGAAATATGAAATCCTGTTTGTTTAAAACTAGTTATCTTAAAACCGGTAGCTTCTGAATACCCAAAGTCATTTTTTAAATTGTTTGAAAATTTTTTGCTGCGTTCTTGTGAATTATTTACAATTAATGTTTTACTGTTCTCAACAAAAGTTGAAAAAAGTTCATCAAGTTCGTCAAGTTCTTTATGGTCTTTGTCAATATTAAGGATGATGCCGACTTTGGGATTGTATTTTATAAGTGAACCGTCAGATTCATCGGCTTCAATTATTAAATAATCCCCTTTATTTGCAACAGCATTACCTATTTTTCCTGTTTCTTGAATACTGACCAAACCTGCACCGGTTATCAATGACGGATTGTATCCGTTCTTATTCATAATATGAAAAATCATTGCAGCAACTGTTGATTTTCCTGATGTTCCGCTTACGGCAATTGTTTTTTTTGTTTGGCTGATTGCTGCCAACAAATCAGAACGCATAACTATCGGTATGCCTGATTCAAGAGCTTTTTTATATTCGGGAACTGTCGGTTCAACGGCTGTTGAAACTACAACTAATTCAATGTCAGAATTAATACCTGAAGTATCTTGCGGAAAACATTTTATGCCTTCTGCTTCTAATTGTTTTTGTCGTGTAATTTTTATCTCATTTGAAAACTGCCTGTCGGAACCGGAAATATTTTTTCCGATACCGGAAAGGTATTGAGCAATGGCACTCATTCCGTCACCGGCAATACCGATGAAGAAGTAATTTTGGATTTTATGGAGATTATTTTTTATCATTTATTTACTAACTTTTGTACAAAATTAGTTAAAAATGACAGAAAACAATTTTACTTATTGTTGTTTTTATTTTCTAATGCCTTTATTCTTTCTTTCAATATTTTATTGATACTGTCAAGTTCATTTACCTTTTTTTCTGATTGTAATAATTTTTCATTACAATCTTTATATAAATATACTAAATTTATTTTTTCTCCTAAATATTCTTTTTTCAATTCATCTGTAGGTGTTTCTTCAATTTTTTCAAGGGTTAAACCTTTTTCCAAAAGAATTAAAAATTCAATTTTTGATAAATCTTTTTTATTTACTAATTTTCGTTCTGTTTTTGTAAGTTTTCTTTGAGCAAAACTTGTTTGATTTGATACAACAATAAGAAAAGATATAAATATAAGTATTATCAATGCTTTACTTTTATATTTCATAACATTTATTTTTTTAATTTTTCTTGTTCTTTACCTGAAGCTATTAAAAACTTTTGAAAATTTACATGAAAATTTCCGTCATCATTATTAAAAATTGTATCTGTTTTAACTTTATTTTGTCTTACTTTTATAATGCGAGGTAAATCATTTCTGTTATTTGAATTGTATGATGCAAAATTATAAGCAGAATCAATAAAAATATTCGAATTATTTTCAGGTAAAAGATTATATTTTTTTAAATCATTTTTTAAAGCCTCTGCATTTTGAGTTACAAGTATCAGATTTACTTGATTTTTACTTATTTTTACTTTATTAAACTCATAAAAACCAAGAACAAATTCTCTTATTTGAGGACACATTTCGTAATACATAAAAGTTGCAGTATAGTTTTTATCTTTTATGTTTGTGTTTTTCTTTATGTAATGTGTAACAGGTTTATTTATAAGTTTTTTATCTTTTTTATTTGATTTAATTTCAGAAATTAATTCTTGATTTGTACCGTCTCTGAATTTTAATTTATAGAAAGTTAAATACATTTTACCTTTTGGTCGTTTCTTATTTTTATTCCCTATTGAAATTATATAATCTTTTGTAAAGAAAAAGTTAAAACCGGTAGGCGAAAAACCTTCTGCAACAAAATTAAAATTTTCATCTGCAATAACTACAGACAGTTTTCTGCCGTAATCTTTCGGAGGGAATATAAATCTGTAATAAAGTTTTCTGTATTTATCATATAAAAGATTAAAATATTTGGGATGTGGCATATCAAAATCAAAACCGCCCGGAATATCTTTTTCTGTTAATGCCGGAAAGATTGTATCATAAGCAGTTGATTTTATAATGTGTTTGCTGAATTTCTCTGTTTTATAGTTATAATCAATAATTGTAGGTGTATAATGAAAACCGTATAAGATATGATTTTTTTCCCCGAGAACAGATACAAAACGTTTGTTATAAGCCGGGAAAAAAGTTTTACCGTATTCAATATCAGGATATTCAAACTTTATTGGATAAAATTTTTCTGTTTTTGCATCAAGGAAACCGGCAGAAAGAATATCGGAATAAGCAGGGTCTCCGAGTATAGATGTTTTATTAGCTAACATCATAAAAATTTTATTATCAATAAATGTAAATGGTTCATAAAGGTTAGAAAAAAAATAAACAGCATCGTCATTATTTTCATATTGCGGATTATTTTTACATAATACAGGAGCATCATTAAATGGATATGATTTTTTAAAGTCTCCTTCATCATTTATTAAAAGCAAAATACTGTCATGATAAAAATCTCTGTAAGCTGGTGGGTAAACTAAAAAAATAGAATCTGAATTTATGTATCCAAAATCAATAGGTTCAGTCAAATCAAATTTAAAGATTGTTTTTTTTGTTGTTACATTATTGCTTATTTTATCTATTTCATAAGAATATATTACATTTGAACCGATTTTATATCCTGCAAAAATGTAAGATATTTCATTTTCATCAACAAACTCAATTTTTAATAAAGAATCATTAGGTATTACAATATTATTAATTTCTTCAAATTCAACAATTTTAATATTTTCCTTTTCTTTATTAAATTCAAAATAAATTGTTTCATTACCGGTTTTGAAAAGAGAACAAGAAAAAAATACAGATAATAAAAATACTGTAAAAAAAATATTTTTTTTCATTATGATTTTCTTTAATGTAAAAATTACAAAAACAAGGAATAATTTTATACTCCTTGTTTCCGGAAAAATAATAATATTAATTATATAAATTAAGACCAAGCAATATATAATCTTTGGAATCCAAAGCAATTGCTTCCGGATCCAAGACATCTATAATAAGTAGTATTCTGGTAATCTACAGCAACAACAGATCTAATCCACGCTTTATCAATATTTTTCGGTTCTTTATCAGCTTTTAATATTTCTTTAATTGTTCCGTCATAATCTTTGTATTCATAGAGTGTTCCCTTAATTCCTGTTTCTGCATGAATATAATTTTCTTTGACAGAAATAATTTGCTCTTCATTTTTAAGACTTTCAATTACATCATCAATAGAGACAGTTTCTTGTGAAATATTAATTTCAACTTCTTCAGAGAATTCTCCTTCCGTCTCATCAAGCCCAAGCTCACTTTTTTGGCAACTTGTAATTCCGATTACAGCAAAGATAAACATTACTGTCATAATTCAATTCAAAAATAAAAAAGATACGTGAAATAAAAGAATTTTCGCAAGAATATGTTGCCGGTAAACTCGGTATAACTCAAGCTACATACAGTAAACTTGAAAATAACGAAAAAAAACTTTCAATCAGTAAAATTAAAGATATTGCAGAGGTTTTAGAAATTGACCCTATGGAGTTGTTGAATTTTGATGAAAAAATGATTTTTCAGAATTGCAAAAATAACGGAACTTTTGGTAGTAACAGCAGCTATTATGCATATTCCGAAAAAGAACGAGAACTTTACGAGGCACGTATTGCGCATCTGGAAAAAGAAAATGATTTTTTAAGAAGTATGATGAAAAAAGATTAAAATTGTTTTATTTTCAATGTTTGCTAATAATTATTTTTTTATAAAAATCCCAAAGAACTACACCAACACTCACAGAAATATTTAAAGAATGTTTTGTTCCTTCTTGAGGTATTTCAATACAACTGTCACTCATGTCAACAATGTGCTGTTGTACACCTTTAACTTCATTACCGAAGATCAAAGCATATTTTTTATCATTCTCAATAATAAAATTTTGCAACATAATGCTGCTTTCTGCTTGTTCAACAGATATGATAATGTAATAATTCGATTTTAGGTGATTTATCGCATCTTCTGTTTTTTCAAAATATTCCCAATCAACAGATTCCGTAGCTCCGAGAGCCGTTTTTCTTATATCATTATGCGGAGGTACAGCTGTTATTCCGCAAAGTAAAATATTTTCAATCATAAAAGCATCCGAAGTTCTGAAAACGGAACCAATGTTATTCATACTTCTGATATTATCTAATACAACCGTTACAGGAATTTTATCAGCTTTTTTATATTCTTCAATTGATTTTCTTCCCAGCTCACTGTTTAAAAGTTTTCGCATAATTATGTCATTCTATCATTTAATAATTGTATCATTCTATCATTGTTAATAAACATGTAAAAAAATATTATATACAGATTTTTTAATTTGTTGAAAAAAACTAAATTTGGGACTTTAAAAATTCATAAGTTTTTTATAAAAAAATAAAACAAAAGTAATGAATTTACACGAATATCAAGGTAAAGAACTTCTTAAAAGTTTTGGTGTAAGAATTCAAGAGGGAATTGTTGCCGATACACCTGATGAAGCAGTTAAAGCTGCAAAACAATTAACAGAGCAAACCGGAACAAGTTGGTGGGTCGTAAAAGCTCAAATTCATGCCGGCGGAAGAGGAAAAGGCGGTGGTGTAAAGCTTGCAAAATCTTTAGATGAAGTTAAAGAGCTGGCAGATAATATAATAGGGATGCAATTGATTACGCATCAAACCGGACCGGAAGGGAAAAAGGTTAATAAAGTATTGATAGCACAAGATGTTTATTATCCGGGTGAAACAGAAACAAGCGAATTCTATATGAGTGTTTTGTTAGACCGT is a window from the Bacteroidales bacterium genome containing:
- a CDS encoding PepSY-associated TM helix domain-containing protein; the protein is MKKLRKWSRILHRDIGFFFVGATIIYGISGIALNHMKDWDPNYIVDIKKLITDKDLSQEHITKEKILNLLEKFDAEDQYKSYNFVEGGDILRIYLIGRSSVTVRPSTGEVMAEFVNKRPVFYESNYLHYNPNRWWTWFSDIFAGALILFAITSLFMVRGKKGAWGRGGIYIVLGIIIPILFLIFLS
- a CDS encoding UDP-N-acetylmuramate--alanine ligase; the encoded protein is MIKNNLHKIQNYFFIGIAGDGMSAIAQYLSGIGKNISGSDRQFSNEIKITRQKQLEAEGIKCFPQDTSGINSDIELVVVSTAVEPTVPEYKKALESGIPIVMRSDLLAAISQTKKTIAVSGTSGKSTVAAMIFHIMNKNGYNPSLITGAGLVSIQETGKIGNAVANKGDYLIIEADESDGSLIKYNPKVGIILNIDKDHKELDELDELFSTFVENSKTLIVNNSQERSKKFSNNLKNDFGYSEATGFKITSFKQTGFHISFKINDVLFELNQIGKHNAENVAASVASCSLSGISVKDSAKALKTYKGIYRRHQIIAQKNGITLIDDYAHNPAKLCASIKACQLSDSCLIAWFQPHGFKPTKFLRSEFVKEISKALRKDDEIWMSEIYYAGGTVSKDISAEDLINDIKNTGKNAFYVKDRKKIPVKIKNKLISGDVILLTGARDPSLKDFAEFVKHKIF
- a CDS encoding DUF4221 domain-containing protein, with amino-acid sequence MKKNIFFTVFLLSVFFSCSLFKTGNETIYFEFNKEKENIKIVEFEEINNIVIPNDSLLKIEFVDENEISYIFAGYKIGSNVIYSYEIDKISNNVTTKKTIFKFDLTEPIDFGYINSDSIFLVYPPAYRDFYHDSILLLINDEGDFKKSYPFNDAPVLCKNNPQYENNDDAVYFFSNLYEPFTFIDNKIFMMLANKTSILGDPAYSDILSAGFLDAKTEKFYPIKFEYPDIEYGKTFFPAYNKRFVSVLGEKNHILYGFHYTPTIIDYNYKTEKFSKHIIKSTAYDTIFPALTEKDIPGGFDFDMPHPKYFNLLYDKYRKLYYRFIFPPKDYGRKLSVVIADENFNFVAEGFSPTGFNFFFTKDYIISIGNKNKKRPKGKMYLTFYKLKFRDGTNQELISEIKSNKKDKKLINKPVTHYIKKNTNIKDKNYTATFMYYEMCPQIREFVLGFYEFNKVKISKNQVNLILVTQNAEALKNDLKKYNLLPENNSNIFIDSAYNFASYNSNNRNDLPRIIKVRQNKVKTDTIFNNDDGNFHVNFQKFLIASGKEQEKLKK
- a CDS encoding helix-turn-helix transcriptional regulator produces the protein MKKIREIKEFSQEYVAGKLGITQATYSKLENNEKKLSISKIKDIAEVLEIDPMELLNFDEKMIFQNCKNNGTFGSNSSYYAYSEKERELYEARIAHLEKENDFLRSMMKKD
- a CDS encoding RNA methyltransferase translates to MRKLLNSELGRKSIEEYKKADKIPVTVVLDNIRSMNNIGSVFRTSDAFMIENILLCGITAVPPHNDIRKTALGATESVDWEYFEKTEDAINHLKSNYYIIISVEQAESSIMLQNFIIENDKKYALIFGNEVKGVQQHIVDMSDSCIEIPQEGTKHSLNISVSVGVVLWDFYKKIIISKH